The genome window ACATTTGATTCGTCGAAACTTTGTTCAGTTTTCAAGGGTCTACCTGTTGGCCAATCAAGCAGCCAGTCAACATATTCATTATAACATACATCAGATTAGCTTGTCAAGAAGAAATTTTAATCAATTTTGAATTTCTTTTGATTGATAACTCAATCAGCAACTTTATTAATATATCATATCGTCAATGGGATGTCAACAATATTTTTCAAATTATTATTGAGACTTTGCAGCTAAGTTAAATAAATCTAAGAAGCTACAAGCGATCATCCATCTCCCATCGCTGACAGGAATTTTATTATATCCTATCTCTAAATCCTTTGCAAGCATTTATTTTATTTTTTATGCATATCATTCAAAAATTGTTGAAGGTTTAACTCTTCATTAACTTTTTGGAACGTTTCGGTATTCCAACCATTACTACCTGTAACAATTAATTTATTATTATCAAGCGTTGCAGTAAGGGGATTAGTTACGTCACGATCTTCCAAATTTATAAGGTAGTGTTCTCCTTCTTTACGCCAAGTTAAGCTATCATTTGTATCCGGATTATTCTTATCTGCATAAACATACCGACCTGTTCCGTTTTCATTTAAGACAATAGCTGCACCGTCTTGATCATCTCGATACGATCCAACAACTTTTTCAGTCTTTGTTATTTTAGGCGAATCCTTCTTTACTACTTTATTATCACGAACTGGGTTAAGTTGCTTACTAGCAAACCGTTTATAATTTACCCCTAAAACTCCTAACAAGATTACCAGTAATATAGTAAATATAATTAACCCAATATGGGATCGTTTCTTTTTAGTACTTTTCACCATTATCACCCCATCCCTCCTAGTATTATCTCATCATTTCAGTAAATCTGTCACATCTTTTTTAGCTGATCTTTTCTTTTCTTCAAGTTGAATAAATTCTCGAAGGTATTTAAATGGAAAAGGAATTACTGTTAATTGATGGAATCGTACAAAATTCACCATCATCAGTTGAAGAAACTTCAAGATGTTTTCGGCCTCAATCGTAGCGAAACCACGCTCATTTAATTTAATGTTAGGCTGAAGTTGCCAGATGTGTGATGTCTTTGCAATTGACATATTCATATTTTTACTAATGGTTCCTACATTATAGTAAATAACATCCTGATCGTCGTTATCAACGAAATAATTAATATCGGTTAACCCAGAGAGATACTTTTGAACATGGGATTTTATTTTTGGTTTCACTTTCAAAACTAGTCCATATTGTTCATATAATTCATCCAATAATAAATTAATTGCAATTGGACTTAGTATTTTATTCTTCTTCATAAAATCAAATTCATTTTTTAAGTCATTGATGTTAAATGAATCTAGCTCTCTTTTATTAATGATAGAAATAAGATTTTGGTATTTAGTTCTGTAATTAGGGTAACTTTTACTTAAATCATTCAAAGTCCGTTTAAGTTCCGCTTTTGTTACTGATGAACAATTTTGATGACTAATCATCTCGTTGATATCGCTAAAAAGCTCAGCATTAGGCAAGGTAAAGATATTTTTCCTATTTAAATTGTAGAAAGTATTGGCAGGAGTTTTAATTAGGTACTGAAGATCTGCATCATCGGAATTAACAAATTTTGAGCTTTCTTGTAAATCTAACCGTCTCACCTCGAATTCATCACTATTAATCATTTTAAATAGATAGACTGCTTGGGTACCATAAGCTCCCTTTGCAACTTGATAAAACTCCCATCCCACCATTGAATCTGGTGAATGATACAGACTTAAGCTTCTTTCTTTCAAATCTTTCTTTATTATCAACTCTTTTAATGAATTAATTAACGTACTTCTTAGAGCACCCTTCCTAAAGGTATCAATTGTCAAATGTTGTACTATTGCCTGCTATAGTCTCTCGCATAATTATCTTTAACATCTTCATGAGTTTAGAAATACCGCTTATCATTAATCACCACTAGATTATATCCAAATTTATCTTCAACGGTCGGTCTAATATTGACTTTAACGGTTGGCAAAAGCTGAACCAACGCGGCCTTGATATCTTCTATCCGTTCATCCCTTGCAATCCGATTGTCGATTAAGTTTAACTGATTCGTCGCAAAGAATTCTTCGATATGCTTGTCTAACCAATCCCTGCCATGCTTCGTCTCGATTCTGTCTGCTAGGAGTTATGTAGATAATGACATCGGAGTTCTTACTTTTCATTAGCATGTCCGTTACCCACTGCAGACCACCCGTTGTTTTTCCAGAACCAGTTCGATTTTCAAATAATGCTAAACCTGGAAGCTGCTTTTCAGCAATTTCATTAAACAGCTTAACCGTTAAATTTTCCATTGGCACTATCTCCCTTCTAAAAAAGCAAAAAGGGCTCCTTGCTGATCAAAGAGTCCCCAAATAATAATTCAATAATTGCAATAAATCATATATGTTGCTGAAAGATAATTCATTTTACTTATTTGCTGCTATTTTCTTTCCCTTATTTACATAGTGAAGTGTACCAATCGGACCATCAACGTGAAGTTTGCCATTCTTATAAACAAGTTTGGTTACTGCCGCATTCTGCATTGGCTTTCCATCATATTTTTTAGAAATAGTTGAAAGATATTCATTAATTGACATTCCAGAACTAACAACTAAGACATTGCCGCCACCCTGTTCTTGA of Limosilactobacillus reuteri subsp. reuteri contains these proteins:
- a CDS encoding lipocalin/fatty acid-binding family protein — protein: MVKSTKKKRSHIGLIIFTILLVILLGVLGVNYKRFASKQLNPVRDNKVVKKDSPKITKTEKVVGSYRDDQDGAAIVLNENGTGRYVYADKNNPDTNDSLTWRKEGEHYLINLEDRDVTNPLTATLDNNKLIVTGSNGWNTETFQKVNEELNLQQFLNDMHKK